In Macadamia integrifolia cultivar HAES 741 unplaced genomic scaffold, SCU_Mint_v3 scaffold39, whole genome shotgun sequence, a genomic segment contains:
- the LOC122068422 gene encoding B-box zinc finger protein 24-like, giving the protein MKIQCDVCEKAPATLICCADEAALCAKCDIEVHEANKLASKHQRLLLQCLSNKLPKCDICQEKAAFIFCVEDRALLCRDCDEPIHSANSLSVNHQRLLATGIQVALNSSSANVTEKSCLEPSNQNSPPLSVKMPTPQTTTYASSSWAAVDDMLQLLDFESSDKKGSVEFGELECFTDIGLFGEKVPEETLAAAEVPQLSISQPSNATLYIPTKSNIPHKKPRIEISDEEEYFTVPDLG; this is encoded by the exons ATGAAAATCCAATGTGATGTGTGTGAGAAGGCACCGGCTACTTTGATATGTTGTGCCGATGAGGCAGCTCTGTGTGCCAAGTGTGACATCGAAGTTCATGAAGCAAACAAGCTTGCAAGCAAACATCAGAGGCTTCTTCTTCAGTGCCTCTCCAACAAGCTCCCTAAATGTGATATCTGCCAA GAGAAGGCAGCCTTCATCTTCTGTGTGGAAGATAGAGCCCTGTTATGTCGAGACTGTGATGAGCCTATCCATTCAGCTAATAGTCTTTCAGTAAACCACCAGAGATTATTGGCCACTGGCATTCAGGTGGCTTTAAACTCTAGTTCTGCCAATGTAACTGAGAAGAGCTGTTTAGAGCCATCCAACCAGAACTCACCGCCACTGTCCGTGAAGATGCCAACACCACAGACCACAACTTATGCTTCTTCATCATGGGCAGCTGTTGATGACATGTTACAGCTTTTGGATTTTGAGTCCAGCGACAAg AAAGGATCTGTTGAGTTTGGTGAGCTTGAATGTTTTACAGACATTGGTCTCTTTGGTGAGAAAGTACCTGAGGAGACCTTGGCAGCTGCTGAAGTTCCTCAACTCTCCATTTCACAACCAAGCAATGCCACCTTATACATACCCACCAAATCCAACATTCCCCACAAGAAGCCTAGGATTGAGATATCAGATGAAGAAGAGTACTTCACAGTTCCTGATCTCGGCTGA